A region of the Leptospira levettii genome:
GATTGGATTATGGTCAGTCCAGAATTCAATTAGGTTGAAAACGATGATGTCCAAGAAACTTCCAATTCCATATGCAATGTATAATGGAAAAATCATTAACAAGGAACGAAAGAAACTTGCTAATTTTCCCGATCCAATTTGAATCCCAGCATTAAAAGAATATACTGCCTTGATTGCGCCAAATTTTCCAAAACAATTGGAAAGTAGGCCAAAGGACAATAAACCGACAAGCGCTGTTTTAAATACTTTTTTCATTTTCTACCTCTATAGTTCTTAGCTGAAAACTAGTGACCAATCATAAGTGAAATGGGAATGTTCGGCAAGTCGAAATGATTGACACTGGCATTTTTTCGATGATTCTGGTCTGAATAGAAGGCGAACCCATTGATCTTTTCTGATTTTGAATACTTTGTCTTCTTCCTTTTTGTCTTTTTTACCGTTTGGTATTTGTTCCCAGCACTCTTTTCGAACCAATCTAAAGAAACTCGCATCTTACATATATTCTTACTCATTAGTAGTTATTTTTTCTACATGTCTTGGGATTATCGTTTTGGTGCACTGATATTATTATCCACCGCCATTGACTTTTATGTGGGTCTCAAACTTGCAAATGAAACAAGAGAAAAAATCAGATATTATTTATTACTCTTTAGTTTGATCACAAATTTAGTTTTTATCCTAGGTTTTTTTAAATACTATAACTTCGTTGTGACTTCGATGAACTCCGTCACAGGTGTATTGTTAGGTGAAGAGTTTTTGCCGGTTTTAAAAATCATTTTGCCAGCAGGCATTTCCTTTTTTACATTCCAATCCTTATCGTATACGATTGATGTGTACCGCAAAGAAATTCCCGCGGAAACTGATTTTATTCGGTTTGCCTTATTTGTGAGTTTTTTCCCACAACTTGTTGCAGGTCCCATTGTCACGGCAAGGACATTTATGCCTCAGTTGTATAGTCCTAAAAAATTAGAAGACATTGAATTTCGAGTTGCCATTCGTTTTTTTATGTTAGGTTATTTCAAAAAAGCTGTTTTGTCAGATATGGTTGCACCCACTATCGATGCCATATACGCAAATCCAGCAGGTCATCATGCTTATGCTTTGCTGATAGCGGCAGCTCTTGGTGGAATCCAAGTCTATTTGGATTTTAGTGGGTATTCGGATATGGCAATCGGAAGTGCCATGTTACTCGGATATAAATTGCCTACCAATTTTAATTTACCATTTATCGCCACATCGGTATCTGGCTTTTGGCGTAGGTGGCATATGACACTTAATTCTTGGTTACGAGATTATATTTATATCCCTATGGGTGGAAGCCGTGTAACTTCTGTACGTCGTAAGTTTAATTTATGGTTTACCATGTTTGTGAGTGGCGTTTGGCATGGTGCCCAATGGACATTTGTGTTCTGGGGATCTCTTAATGGATTTTTTTATGTTTTGGAAGAGATTTGGAAAGAGTGGTTTCCAGACAAAAAAGATTCAACTTCTGGCCAATCTTCGTTACTCGTTCAAATTCCTGTTTGGCTGTTTCAAAATGTACTCAATAATTCCATTTTCTTTTTAGGTGCGGTTTTTTTCCGCTCGCTTACTTGGGAAAATGCATGGATCCACTTAAAAGGGATTTTCCTTTTCCAAGATGGAAATTTACGTCCCTATATGTGGAAGGATTTCCTTTGGATCATTGGTTTTCTGACGATTGGACATGCCATCGGTTATTTTCTCTTTGAAAAGGGGAAAGGGAAAAAAATCCCAGCCAGTTTTGAATTTGCGATGTATCCTATTCTGTTTCTTGTCTTAAATTTAGCTACACCCGAAAACTCGGTTCCGTTCATTTACTTTCAGTTCTAATTTGCTTTTTTCGTTTCCAATTCTAGGATTCCATGTATTTTGTTGCTATGGAAAGTGAGCGAAGGCTTCCCAGAATTTCCCCAGGTGATTTTTCCGAATTTGAAGTCCATTTGGATCTCGAAGGGATCACCTTATTTGGAAAATTAGGAAACATATCCGAGGAAGGACTCTGTTTTTTGGGAGAAGATGATTTACTCAGTGATGAAATTGAATCATCGGTACTCGGGAGTATTGTTTGGTCAAAAGGCACAAAACGGTTGTTTTTTGAGGGGACCATCATGTGGACCCAAACTTCCAAAATCAAAAACGTCATTTATCATATCGCTGGAATTCAATTTTTAGAAAAAATCAATTTAACTGACTCGATGCTCGCAAGAAGTTTGGAGATAAAATGAAAATATTGTTACTTGGTGGTACAGGTCTTGTCGGTAAACAAGTGTTACTTTCACTTCTATTTTACCCACAGATCAAAAAAGTGATCGTATGGGCTCGTCATTTTGAAAACTCATCCAAACCAAATCTTCCCATTGAAGTGATCAAAGTCACTTGGGAAGATTTCCAGTCAGGTAAAGTGAGTGTACCTGATGGTATTGATGCCGTGTTTTGTTGTTTAGGTACAACCATCGGCAAAGCTGGGAGTCAGGAGAAATTTAGAGAAATTGATTATGACTATCCACTCCTTGCCGCAAAACAAGCGAAGGAAAAAAATGTCCCAGGCTTTTATGTCATTACAGCAATGGGTTCCGATGCAAATTCTTCCATTTTTTACAACCGAGTAAAAGGAGAATTGGAAAAGGAATTAATGGCACTTTCGTTTCCTTTTTTAGGAATCTTTAGGCCATCCCTTCTCATTGGAGAACGAGAAGAACTTCGGATTGGGGAAAAAGTTGGTGAGGTGCTTGGTCACATCATTCCATTTGGATTATTTGGTTTGAAAAAATACAAACCCATCCAAGCAGAATATGTTGCTAAATCGATGATATATTCCCTGTTACATGACAAACCAACAAATCCATCCAAACCGATGGTAAAAATTTATGAAAACGATAATCTGTGGGAGATCGGTAAGGACCATTCTTTTTGATTCCAGATAATAAACAAAAACCATATTCCAAAACCAAATACATTATCTTAAGTTTTGTAGTTCACTTCATCGTAAGAGTTTGGTATCTTTTTGTGCGAAACCAAAAGTTGATCATCCCTCAGGAATCAACAAATGTGATCGAACAAGGAAAGGATTACATCATTGCGGTGTTTCATGAAACAACACTATCGTTGTACAGACATGCAACGCAGTACTTAAAACGAAAGAAAAAAGCGGATATGGTGGCACTTGTGTCCCAATCAAAAGATGGTGAAATCATCCACCAAACATTTGCTCGGTCGGGACTTCGTTCCGTGCGGGGTTCTTCTACTAGGGGTGGAACCGGTGCATTCCGTAATATCTTAAAGGAAATGAAACAAGGCGCAGTTCCCATTTTCACCGTGGACGGACCCAAAGGCCCAAGAAGGGAAGTAAAACCAGGTGTGATCGTGACTGCTTCTCTCACTGGATTTCCGATTTTGTACCTTCATTCTTGTTATGACCGTGCTTATGTATTTCGGAGTTGGGACCGTCATTTTTTCCCAAAATTTGGGGCCAGGCTCTTCATCCAATATGGAAAACCTTTCTTTGTTCCGAAGGGTCTCACAGAAAACCAAATCGATGAATACGCTAAAAAATTGCAGATCGAAATGCAGGCGAACGCGGAGTCGCTGGATTCTTACGTGCGTGGACTCTTTCCTGACAATTCTATTGACGTACCACCTAAAAACGAAACTTTAACCAAGTAAGGTAAAAAATATGTCCTCTCTTAAAAACTATATCTTCACTTCCGAGTCCGTATCTGAAGGACACCCGGACAAAGTCTGTGACCAAATTTCTGATGCCATTCTCGATGCGTATTTAGCCCAAGATCCAAAGTCCCGCGTAGCTTGTGAAACCCTAGTCACGACAAATCTTGTCGTCATCGCTGGTGAAATCACTAGTAAGGGAAAAGTAGACACACAAGAAATCGCACGAGATGTGATTCGCAAAATTGGATACAACGACATCAATATGTACTTCGATGCTGACTTTGCAGTGGTTGCTTCACACGTCCATGCACAATCTCCAGACATTGCCCAAGGGGTAAACGAAGGAGAAGGTCTTCATACAGAACAAGGTGCTGGTGACCAAGGATTGATGTTTGGATTTGCAATTGCAGAAACTCCAGAGTTAATGCCTGCTCCTCTTTATTACTCACACAAACTCCTCGAACACCTATCAGAACTTCGCCATACAAACAAAATTGAATGGTTACGACCTGATGCAAAATCACAAGTTACCATCCAATACGAAGATGGAAAACCAAAACGTGTTGATACCGTTGTTATTTCCACACAACACAAACCTGGTGTGACTCATAAACAAATCGAAGAAGCGGTTATCGAAGAGTGTATCAAAAAAATGATTCCAAAAGAATTGTTAACTAACACTCGTTATTTTATTAACCCAACAGGAAAATTTGAGATTGGTGGTCCACATGGTGATACTGGTCTAACAGGACGTAAAATCATTGTTGATACTTATGGTGGAATGGGTCGCCACGGTGGTGGTGCATTCTCTGGAAAAGATCCATCAAAAGTAGACAGATCTGCTGCTTATATGGGTCGTTACATCGCGAAAAACGTTGTTGCTGCTGGCCTTGCTCACAAATGTGAAGTACAATTGGCTTATGCAATTGGTGTTGCACAACCAGTGTCTGTTCTTGTTGATACATTTGGAACAGGAACGATTTCCGATGAAGAAATTGCAAAACGAGTGCTTGCAAATTTCAAACTCACTCCAAAAGGAATTGTAGAAGGTTTGGATCTCCTTGGAAAAGGAAGAAAATACCAAGAAACTGCTGCTTACGGCCATTTTGGTAGAACTGGTAGCACATTCACTTGGGAAAAAACTGATAAAGCAGAAGCGTTAAAAAAAGGATAATCATGGGAGCACCTAGCCAATCAACAGCGGACAAAAAAGCAACAAGAGATGCATACGGCGAAGCCTTAGTTGAGTTAGGTGCATCAAGACAAGATGTGGTAGTTTTAGATGCGGACCTTTCTGGTTCCACAAAAACTGCTGACTTCAAAAAGAAGTTTCCTGAAAGATTTTTTAACGTAGGTGTCGCAGAACAAAATTTAGTTGGTCATGCGGCAGGTCTTGCACTTTCAGGGTTTGTTCCCTTTGCATCAAGTTTTGCTATGTTTTTATCAGGACGTGCCTGGGAAGTTGTAAGGAACAGTGTCGTTTATCCAAAGTTAAACGTAAAACTAGTAGCTTCTCACGGTGGTATCACAGTTGGAGAAGATGGTGCTTCTCACCAATGTATTGAAGACTTTGCCATTATGCGTGTCATTCCAGAAATGACTGTCATTTGTCCATCTGACTTCAATGAAACCAAACAAGTGATTCATGCCATTGCCGATTACAAAGGCCCTGTGTATGTCCGAGTGGGAAGACCTGCGATTCCTGTCATCGAACGAGAAAACTACAAATTCCAAATTGGAAAAGCAGAAGTGATGTCAGAAGGAAAAGACGTTTGTATCATTGCCAATGGTGTGATGGTGAACGAAGCCATGAAGGCAGTGACTCTTTTAAAAGAAAAGGGAATCAGTGCTACACTTCTCAATATGGCAACAATCAAACCTTTGGATAAAGAGACCATCATCGCCAAAGCAAAAGAATGTGGTGCTGTTGTGACTTGTGAAGAACACAATGTCATTGGTGGCCTTGGTTCTGCTGTATCTGAACTTTTATCTGAAGAGTATCCTGTTCCAGTCATCAAAGTTGGAATGAAAGATACATTCGGAAAATCTGGAACTTGGAGTGGACTTCTCGATTATTTTGGCCTTCGTGCTAAAGATGTAGTTTCCCACGCGGAACTTGCTATTTCCAAAAAGAAAAAATAGGGGATAGGCTTCGGTCATGACCGGTTCCGGAGCATCCCAACCTTCTATCTTAGAAGAAACCGAAATCAAACCAACGAGAAATGACGGCCCCTGGAAGGTCGTTTTGTGGGATGATGACCACCATACCTATGAGTACGTCATCGAGATGCTCATGGATGTTTGCCAAATGACTTGGGAAAAAGCCTTCCAACATGCAGTGGAGGTGGATACCCGTAAAAAAACCATTGTCTTTTCTGGGGAATTAGAACACGCTGAGTTTGTCCATGAAAGGATCTTGGAATACGGTCCTGACCCTCGTATGAGTTCCTCAAAAGGATCCATGACCGCAACTTTAGAACAATAAGATTTTTAAATATTTATTTGATTTAACCTTAGATTTCAATTAAAAAGTGTAATAAAACGAAATGAAATTTTCAAAATTAAAGAACCAAATATACGGAATGTTAGTTGAATCATTTCATAATTTCAAGAGAGATTTTCTTGAATTAGATGAAAAACTATATTCAAAAAACTACATTTTGTTTTTAGCGAATTTTTTTATTTCATTCGCCCTTTTATTTTTAAGAAAACCAGATTCATTACTCAATGCACAATTATGGGCTGAAGACGGTGTATTGTTTTTACACGATGAGTGGCATGTTGGATTTCCAGATACTATATTCATTCTTTATGCAGGATACGTACATTTTGTACCAAGACTAGTGGCATTTATTTCAAATTTTTTTCCGTTTGAAGTGATTCCATTTATTTTTAATTTTTCAGCTATATTCTTATCTGCTATTTCTGTTTCTATATTTTCTCTTACCAATTTCCGCTATATCTTGAAGAGCGATATTTTAAGAACTCTCGTTGTTGTTTTAATCTGCTTAATGCCAATAGGCCCTGAATCAATCAATAATATTACAAATGTACATTTCTATCTTTCATTGGGCGTTTTTCTGATTGCATTAATTGGAGGAAGCTTAAGCAGATGGGCATATTTTTTATTTTTTTTATTTGTACTTTTAGGAATTTTGTCCGCTCCCTTAGCAGTTTTTTGTGCACCACTTTTTTTAATTCGACCGATTCTGTGTAGGTCCGAAAAATTGCGATGGCTTTATGTTTTGCTTTTTGTAATTAGTGTCGTTTATGGCTTCACTGTATTTCAAATTGGATCTAAAGAATCCGTACCTTCGATTGACTGGTTGTTTCTTGCGAATCCATTTAACATTGAAAAATTAATTCGTGTTACCATATCTGGCTTTCTAATCAATGACGACTACTTTGCTTTCCTTAAATACTTCAAATTTCTGTGGCTCTTTGAACTGTTTTTGCTATTTCAATTTATAAATAAATTTAGAATCCAGGGAATTCAAACATCAATTTTACTTATTTATTTTTTGCTTACTATGTTTATTCCGATTTTACTTAGAGGAGGTTTGACTTTAACCGAAGAGCAGTTAGGTTATGCAGTACTACTTAATAGTGCAAAAGATAATTTGTATTTTGGAAATGTACTTAATTTAATAGTATCGAGATACGG
Encoded here:
- a CDS encoding ATP-dependent Clp protease adaptor ClpS, yielding MTGSGASQPSILEETEIKPTRNDGPWKVVLWDDDHHTYEYVIEMLMDVCQMTWEKAFQHAVEVDTRKKTIVFSGELEHAEFVHERILEYGPDPRMSSSKGSMTATLEQ
- the metK gene encoding methionine adenosyltransferase — encoded protein: MSSLKNYIFTSESVSEGHPDKVCDQISDAILDAYLAQDPKSRVACETLVTTNLVVIAGEITSKGKVDTQEIARDVIRKIGYNDINMYFDADFAVVASHVHAQSPDIAQGVNEGEGLHTEQGAGDQGLMFGFAIAETPELMPAPLYYSHKLLEHLSELRHTNKIEWLRPDAKSQVTIQYEDGKPKRVDTVVISTQHKPGVTHKQIEEAVIEECIKKMIPKELLTNTRYFINPTGKFEIGGPHGDTGLTGRKIIVDTYGGMGRHGGGAFSGKDPSKVDRSAAYMGRYIAKNVVAAGLAHKCEVQLAYAIGVAQPVSVLVDTFGTGTISDEEIAKRVLANFKLTPKGIVEGLDLLGKGRKYQETAAYGHFGRTGSTFTWEKTDKAEALKKG
- a CDS encoding lysophospholipid acyltransferase family protein encodes the protein MIPDNKQKPYSKTKYIILSFVVHFIVRVWYLFVRNQKLIIPQESTNVIEQGKDYIIAVFHETTLSLYRHATQYLKRKKKADMVALVSQSKDGEIIHQTFARSGLRSVRGSSTRGGTGAFRNILKEMKQGAVPIFTVDGPKGPRREVKPGVIVTASLTGFPILYLHSCYDRAYVFRSWDRHFFPKFGARLFIQYGKPFFVPKGLTENQIDEYAKKLQIEMQANAESLDSYVRGLFPDNSIDVPPKNETLTK
- a CDS encoding PilZ domain-containing protein, with translation MYFVAMESERRLPRISPGDFSEFEVHLDLEGITLFGKLGNISEEGLCFLGEDDLLSDEIESSVLGSIVWSKGTKRLFFEGTIMWTQTSKIKNVIYHIAGIQFLEKINLTDSMLARSLEIK
- a CDS encoding nucleoside-diphosphate sugar epimerase, with translation MKILLLGGTGLVGKQVLLSLLFYPQIKKVIVWARHFENSSKPNLPIEVIKVTWEDFQSGKVSVPDGIDAVFCCLGTTIGKAGSQEKFREIDYDYPLLAAKQAKEKNVPGFYVITAMGSDANSSIFYNRVKGELEKELMALSFPFLGIFRPSLLIGEREELRIGEKVGEVLGHIIPFGLFGLKKYKPIQAEYVAKSMIYSLLHDKPTNPSKPMVKIYENDNLWEIGKDHSF
- a CDS encoding MBOAT family O-acyltransferase → MIFSDFEYFVFFLFVFFTVWYLFPALFSNQSKETRILHIFLLISSYFFYMSWDYRFGALILLSTAIDFYVGLKLANETREKIRYYLLLFSLITNLVFILGFFKYYNFVVTSMNSVTGVLLGEEFLPVLKIILPAGISFFTFQSLSYTIDVYRKEIPAETDFIRFALFVSFFPQLVAGPIVTARTFMPQLYSPKKLEDIEFRVAIRFFMLGYFKKAVLSDMVAPTIDAIYANPAGHHAYALLIAAALGGIQVYLDFSGYSDMAIGSAMLLGYKLPTNFNLPFIATSVSGFWRRWHMTLNSWLRDYIYIPMGGSRVTSVRRKFNLWFTMFVSGVWHGAQWTFVFWGSLNGFFYVLEEIWKEWFPDKKDSTSGQSSLLVQIPVWLFQNVLNNSIFFLGAVFFRSLTWENAWIHLKGIFLFQDGNLRPYMWKDFLWIIGFLTIGHAIGYFLFEKGKGKKIPASFEFAMYPILFLVLNLATPENSVPFIYFQF
- a CDS encoding transketolase family protein, yielding MGAPSQSTADKKATRDAYGEALVELGASRQDVVVLDADLSGSTKTADFKKKFPERFFNVGVAEQNLVGHAAGLALSGFVPFASSFAMFLSGRAWEVVRNSVVYPKLNVKLVASHGGITVGEDGASHQCIEDFAIMRVIPEMTVICPSDFNETKQVIHAIADYKGPVYVRVGRPAIPVIERENYKFQIGKAEVMSEGKDVCIIANGVMVNEAMKAVTLLKEKGISATLLNMATIKPLDKETIIAKAKECGAVVTCEEHNVIGGLGSAVSELLSEEYPVPVIKVGMKDTFGKSGTWSGLLDYFGLRAKDVVSHAELAISKKKK
- a CDS encoding DUF3332 family protein, translating into MKKVFKTALVGLLSFGLLSNCFGKFGAIKAVYSFNAGIQIGSGKLASFFRSLLMIFPLYIAYGIGSFLDIIVFNLIEFWTDHNPIAAAEYDFDGKLVKEYTENGQTITLTYTEWGKVLRMDAPTAKGVESVYFLKDKPEKAYRLINGKYVEIQQVSGPILPPMSAKHI